The proteins below are encoded in one region of Halocatena salina:
- a CDS encoding N-6 DNA methylase, translating into MSKETTLISAIRDVAENIDKNIDVNSDPQFSHKLSEWMESHGLTRVTDPEGTVCQLACFNCLLKITLYKLYRDAGKDLQPLSSNTDLYSCLTHAHAETQDQAFKENVLDCLIEPVGESVFAPLLEARHHLINREASIDEVGRIFESLVPQEARRRLGQFRTPMYIAEFMADWAVQRGGDQVLDPGIGAGVLTAAMYDAKHTAEGDAHVDEMWGVDLSELATVMSSTALKLTNGEGSPNFIQDDFMETSTEGQPQRPDQQNPHVPPKMDAVVSNPPYSRSHELSREKKNRINRIAEDEAGMEISQKAPMYHYFFVHAAQFLNAGGRMAFITPARFLETNYGITLRTFLLDHFDIHGMILLDGDIPVFENVDTDPCITFLEKNVDEESNCATTFVRADKWPGAEPLFEAVGGDVQGKMSYGFVNQVAQRELMPEFNWTEYIDPESVDAIPGLKPFREIADIKRGIATGKNDYFCLTQAEVDEWGLNEEYLVPLIRRTKGVSDYDLREHENWKQWLRDGDEAWLLYCYDEDGEPITDIDDPELQAYLEHGEENGAANSYLAQNRTPWYVVDQRDAASILVTYMSKDGFQFIHNKAGVVSLNNLHNVFLDGYEDTEVEALLAYLNSSVANAIAKRSGRTYSRGLHKIEPNELKDLPIVDPDDLSTGEATALSRKFREVCEASRDNDRNVDAEMQELDEKVIEVISPGQQTLDLPRRGTD; encoded by the coding sequence ATGAGCAAGGAAACAACTTTAATATCTGCCATCAGGGATGTTGCTGAGAATATTGATAAAAATATCGATGTCAATTCTGATCCCCAATTTTCTCACAAATTATCAGAATGGATGGAATCCCATGGTCTCACACGCGTCACCGATCCCGAGGGGACTGTTTGTCAGTTGGCTTGCTTCAACTGTTTGCTCAAAATCACACTTTACAAACTCTACCGTGATGCCGGAAAGGACCTTCAGCCACTTTCCAGTAATACAGATCTTTATTCATGCCTGACACATGCACATGCCGAAACTCAGGATCAGGCGTTTAAGGAGAATGTTCTCGACTGCCTCATCGAACCCGTCGGCGAATCTGTGTTTGCCCCACTACTTGAGGCACGACACCACCTCATTAACCGTGAGGCCTCCATTGACGAAGTAGGGCGTATCTTTGAATCATTGGTGCCACAGGAGGCACGACGCCGACTCGGCCAGTTTCGGACTCCGATGTATATTGCCGAATTCATGGCAGACTGGGCCGTCCAGCGGGGTGGTGACCAGGTTCTTGATCCCGGAATCGGGGCAGGCGTGTTGACCGCAGCGATGTACGACGCAAAACACACCGCCGAGGGAGACGCTCATGTCGATGAAATGTGGGGAGTAGATCTGAGTGAGTTGGCGACCGTGATGTCGTCGACTGCGCTGAAACTCACCAACGGGGAAGGATCACCAAACTTCATCCAGGACGACTTCATGGAGACAAGCACCGAAGGCCAACCACAACGGCCCGACCAGCAGAACCCCCACGTCCCCCCGAAAATGGACGCTGTTGTCTCCAATCCGCCGTATTCCCGAAGTCACGAGCTGAGTCGTGAGAAGAAGAATCGCATCAACCGTATCGCGGAAGACGAGGCTGGGATGGAGATCTCGCAGAAAGCACCGATGTATCACTACTTCTTCGTCCATGCGGCACAATTCCTGAACGCCGGTGGCCGTATGGCGTTCATCACCCCTGCCCGGTTCCTGGAAACGAACTACGGCATTACTCTCCGAACATTCCTACTCGATCATTTCGACATCCACGGGATGATCCTGCTGGACGGTGATATTCCAGTATTCGAGAATGTCGATACTGATCCGTGCATCACGTTTCTGGAGAAAAACGTAGACGAGGAGAGTAACTGCGCGACTACGTTCGTGCGAGCTGACAAGTGGCCAGGAGCAGAACCACTATTTGAGGCAGTGGGTGGCGATGTGCAGGGCAAAATGTCGTATGGGTTTGTGAATCAGGTAGCGCAACGCGAACTCATGCCCGAGTTCAACTGGACCGAGTACATCGATCCAGAATCAGTTGACGCCATTCCCGGCCTGAAGCCGTTCCGGGAGATCGCTGATATCAAGCGTGGTATCGCAACCGGAAAAAATGACTACTTCTGTCTGACACAGGCCGAAGTCGACGAATGGGGGCTTAACGAGGAGTATCTCGTCCCCTTGATTCGGCGAACGAAGGGCGTATCAGATTATGACCTCCGAGAACACGAGAACTGGAAGCAGTGGCTGCGCGACGGGGATGAAGCGTGGTTGCTCTACTGTTATGACGAGGACGGCGAACCAATCACCGACATTGACGACCCGGAGTTACAGGCATACCTGGAACACGGTGAAGAGAACGGAGCCGCCAACAGCTATCTCGCGCAAAACCGGACGCCATGGTACGTCGTCGATCAACGGGACGCGGCATCCATCCTCGTCACCTACATGAGCAAAGACGGCTTCCAATTCATCCACAACAAGGCGGGTGTAGTCAGTCTCAACAATCTGCACAACGTCTTCCTCGACGGATATGAGGATACGGAGGTTGAAGCACTGCTCGCCTATCTGAACAGCAGTGTAGCGAACGCTATCGCCAAACGGAGTGGCCGCACTTACTCCCGTGGACTGCACAAGATTGAGCCGAACGAGCTGAAGGACCTCCCCATTGTCGACCCTGACGACCTGTCCACGGGAGAGGCGACGGCATTGTCCCGGAAGTTTCGGGAGGTGTGTGAGGCGTCCCGGGATAACGACAGGAACGTCGACGCAGAGATGCAGGAACTTGATGAAAAAGTAATCGAGGTGATTAGTCCCGGACAGCAGACGTTAGACCTTCCTCGGCGGGGAACGGATTAA
- a CDS encoding tyrosine-type recombinase/integrase, producing the protein MSLKPIDPETALDFYLADRQAELSQATLYSHSSRLGHFLRWCDQEDIENLNDLSGRQLHLYRLWRRNEGDLRPVSEKTQMDTLRVFIRWLESIEGVERDLSTKVQSPTLAPTENTRDVMLDAEHAESILTYLEKYEYATLAHVSIALMWHTMMRIGAVHALDVDDYHSDDRYVVVSHRPKTGTPIKNKERGERMVALSDQICELLDDWIADRRPSVCDDHGRQPLLATHYGRVSKSVLRDYVYQWTRPCTYGIPCPHNRDPAECPATDRDHASSCPSSVSPHAIRRGSITHYLHKEIPEKAVSDRANVTQRVIDKHYDRRTEREKMEQRRRYLDGF; encoded by the coding sequence ATGAGTCTCAAACCGATCGACCCGGAAACTGCGCTCGACTTCTACCTCGCAGACCGACAAGCGGAGTTGTCGCAGGCGACGCTCTATTCGCACAGCTCCCGTCTTGGCCATTTCCTCCGTTGGTGCGATCAGGAAGACATCGAAAACCTCAACGACCTGAGCGGCCGACAGCTCCATCTGTATCGATTGTGGCGACGCAACGAGGGAGATCTACGGCCAGTCTCGGAGAAAACCCAGATGGATACGCTCCGCGTCTTCATTCGATGGTTAGAATCGATCGAAGGAGTTGAACGGGATTTAAGTACCAAAGTGCAGTCACCGACGCTTGCACCGACGGAGAACACACGCGACGTGATGTTGGATGCCGAACACGCAGAGAGCATTCTGACGTATCTAGAAAAGTACGAATACGCAACGCTTGCGCATGTGAGTATTGCGCTGATGTGGCACACGATGATGCGCATCGGTGCGGTCCACGCGCTCGATGTCGACGACTATCACTCCGACGATCGGTACGTTGTGGTCAGTCATCGCCCAAAAACGGGAACACCGATTAAGAACAAGGAACGAGGCGAACGGATGGTTGCACTCTCCGATCAGATCTGTGAATTACTAGACGATTGGATTGCTGACCGACGGCCGTCCGTCTGTGACGATCATGGACGACAGCCACTGCTCGCTACGCATTATGGACGGGTGAGCAAGTCGGTTCTTCGAGACTACGTCTATCAGTGGACGAGACCCTGTACATATGGCATACCGTGCCCGCATAACCGTGATCCAGCGGAGTGTCCGGCGACAGATCGTGATCATGCGTCGAGCTGTCCATCGAGTGTGAGTCCACACGCGATTCGTCGTGGAAGCATCACCCATTATCTTCACAAGGAAATACCAGAGAAGGCTGTCAGCGATCGAGCAAACGTCACCCAGAGAGTGATCGACAAACACTACGATCGGCGGACTGAACGAGAAAAAATGGAGCAGCGTCGTCGATATCTGGACGGTTTTTGA
- a CDS encoding glycoside hydrolase family 16 protein — translation MTDDSSRGSRDAPTNNRLRRRHFLQTAGVTLGGIWAASTASAAVDSKQVHTQAFDGNEWTLSWREEFDTGSIDQGVWNFETGNNDGWGNNELQYYQRENAWIENDQLVIEAREQGVDGYEYTSARMTTAGKYEKQYGRVDVRARLPQGQGIWPAIWMLGADIGSVGWPNCGEIDIMELIGSDVDTVHGTIHGPSYSGGNSIGGSYTNGSFADAYHVFQLTWYPDAIKFFVDGQHYFTVTLYDVQDSGYEWVFDNGSFFLILNVAVGGDWPGYPDASTSFPQRMEVDYIRVYDWV, via the coding sequence ATGACTGACGACAGCTCACGCGGATCGAGAGACGCACCGACCAACAACCGACTCCGGCGGAGGCACTTTCTGCAGACCGCAGGGGTTACTCTCGGGGGCATATGGGCCGCTTCGACGGCGAGTGCTGCGGTCGATTCGAAGCAGGTGCACACACAAGCGTTCGACGGCAATGAATGGACGCTCAGTTGGCGTGAGGAGTTCGATACTGGGTCTATCGACCAAGGTGTCTGGAACTTCGAGACCGGCAACAACGACGGCTGGGGGAACAACGAACTCCAGTACTACCAACGTGAGAACGCGTGGATCGAGAACGATCAACTCGTCATCGAGGCCCGCGAACAAGGGGTCGATGGGTATGAGTACACTTCTGCGCGCATGACCACTGCAGGTAAGTACGAAAAGCAGTACGGGCGCGTAGACGTGCGTGCTCGTCTCCCACAGGGGCAAGGAATATGGCCTGCGATCTGGATGCTCGGTGCCGATATTGGGTCGGTTGGATGGCCAAACTGCGGCGAAATCGATATCATGGAACTCATTGGGAGCGATGTCGACACTGTCCACGGTACTATCCACGGTCCCAGTTACTCCGGCGGCAACAGCATCGGTGGCAGCTACACCAACGGTTCGTTCGCCGACGCATATCACGTCTTCCAGCTCACATGGTATCCCGACGCGATCAAGTTCTTCGTCGACGGCCAGCACTACTTTACGGTCACTCTCTATGATGTGCAGGATTCGGGATACGAATGGGTGTTCGACAACGGATCATTTTTCCTCATCTTGAACGTCGCTGTCGGCGGCGACTGGCCCGGCTATCCCGATGCCAGTACGTCGTTCCCCCAGCGCATGGAGGTCGATTACATCCGGGTTTACGATTGGGTGTAG
- the udk gene encoding uridine kinase — protein MTAPSFVIGIAGGTGAGKTAVAREVGETVGEAVSILPLDNYYQDHSHLPVEERDQVNYDHPSAFEWELLAEQIETLLDGTPIEMPQYDFTVHNRTDERVRVEPTEILIVEGILSLFEERLRELYDLCIYVQTDADVRILRRIRRDVIERDRTLEGVMNQYLTTVKPMHERHVEPTKEHADVIIPEGLNHSAVDLITKTIHTEMREQEPPVSDVS, from the coding sequence ATGACAGCTCCCTCGTTCGTGATCGGAATCGCGGGTGGGACGGGTGCAGGAAAGACAGCTGTCGCGCGCGAGGTCGGTGAAACGGTCGGTGAAGCGGTATCGATCCTCCCGCTCGATAACTACTATCAGGATCACTCCCATCTCCCGGTTGAGGAACGCGATCAGGTGAACTACGATCATCCCTCGGCGTTCGAGTGGGAACTACTGGCTGAACAGATCGAGACGCTCCTCGACGGTACCCCTATCGAGATGCCACAGTACGATTTCACCGTTCACAACCGCACGGACGAACGTGTTCGGGTCGAGCCGACCGAGATCCTGATCGTGGAGGGCATTCTCTCGCTGTTCGAAGAGCGCCTGCGCGAACTGTATGATCTGTGTATCTACGTCCAAACCGACGCCGACGTTCGCATCCTTCGCCGAATTCGACGCGACGTCATCGAACGCGATCGCACCCTCGAAGGCGTCATGAATCAGTATCTCACGACGGTTAAACCGATGCACGAGCGACACGTCGAACCGACAAAAGAGCACGCCGACGTTATCATTCCTGAAGGACTCAACCACAGCGCAGTCGATCTCATCACTAAAACCATTCACACCGAAATGCGAGAGCAAGAGCCACCAGTGTCCGATGTGTCGTGA